A section of the Enterobacter sp. C2 genome encodes:
- the aroA gene encoding 3-phosphoshikimate 1-carboxyvinyltransferase, whose protein sequence is MESLTLQPIARVDGIINLPGSKSVSNRALLLAALAHGTTVLTNLLDSDDVRHMLNALKALGVHYTLSDDRTRCEVTGNGGALRSAEEVELFLGNAGTAMRPLAAALCLGSSNIVLTGEPRMKERPIGHLVDALRQGGAQIDYLEQENYPPLRLRGGFTGGQVAVDGSVSSQFLTALLMTAPLASKDTEIAIKGDLVSKPYIDITLHLMKTFGVEVENQQYQRFVVRGGQQYRSPGHYLVEGDASSASYFLAAAAIKGGTVKVTGIGRNSVQGDIRFADVLEKMGATVTWGEDYIACTRGELKAIDMDMNHIPDAAMTIATTALFASGTTTLRNIYNWRVKETDRLFAMATELRKVGAEVEEGEDYIRVTPPAALQEASIATYNDHRMAMCFSLVALSATPVTILDPKCTAKTFPDYFDQLARISTFA, encoded by the coding sequence ATGGAATCCCTGACGTTACAACCTATTGCGCGCGTAGATGGCATCATTAATCTGCCTGGTTCTAAGAGTGTCTCGAACCGCGCTCTGCTGCTGGCAGCGCTGGCACACGGCACCACCGTCCTCACTAACCTGCTGGACAGCGATGACGTGCGCCATATGCTCAATGCGCTGAAAGCGTTAGGCGTTCATTACACGCTCTCTGACGATCGTACCCGCTGTGAAGTCACCGGCAACGGCGGCGCGTTACGCTCTGCTGAAGAGGTTGAGCTGTTTCTCGGCAATGCCGGTACCGCGATGCGTCCGCTAGCGGCTGCCCTGTGTCTCGGCAGCAGCAACATTGTGCTGACTGGCGAACCGCGCATGAAAGAGCGCCCGATTGGCCATCTGGTGGATGCGCTGCGTCAGGGCGGAGCCCAGATCGACTATCTTGAGCAGGAGAACTACCCCCCGCTGCGCCTGCGCGGTGGCTTTACTGGCGGCCAGGTGGCGGTAGACGGCAGCGTCTCAAGCCAGTTCCTTACCGCGCTGCTGATGACTGCGCCGCTGGCATCAAAGGACACGGAGATCGCCATTAAAGGCGATCTGGTTTCAAAACCCTACATTGATATCACGCTGCATCTGATGAAGACCTTTGGCGTCGAGGTTGAGAACCAGCAGTACCAGCGTTTTGTGGTGCGCGGCGGGCAGCAGTACCGCTCTCCGGGGCACTATCTGGTAGAGGGCGATGCCTCGTCCGCCTCCTATTTCCTCGCTGCGGCGGCCATTAAAGGCGGCACGGTGAAGGTGACAGGTATCGGGCGCAACAGCGTGCAGGGCGATATTCGCTTTGCCGACGTGCTGGAGAAGATGGGCGCGACCGTGACCTGGGGCGAGGATTACATCGCCTGCACCCGCGGTGAGCTGAAAGCGATTGATATGGATATGAACCATATTCCGGATGCGGCGATGACGATTGCCACTACCGCGCTGTTTGCCAGCGGGACGACCACGCTGCGCAACATCTATAACTGGCGGGTGAAAGAGACCGATCGCCTGTTTGCCATGGCGACCGAGCTGCGCAAGGTGGGGGCAGAGGTGGAAGAGGGCGAGGATTATATCCGCGTCACGCCGCCTGCGGCGTTGCAGGAGGCGTCCATTGCCACCTATAACGATCACCGGATGGCGATGTGCTTCTCGCTGGTGGCCCTGTCGGCGACGCCGGTGACGATCCTTGATCCGAAGTGTACTGCAAAAACCTTCCCGGACTATTTCGACCAGCTGGCGCGTATTAGCACCTTCGCATGA
- the cmk gene encoding (d)CMP kinase: protein MAATAPVITIDGPSGAGKGTLCKAMAEALQWHLLDSGAIYRVLALAALHHHVDVTSEEVLVPLAAHLDVRFVSTNGQLEVILEGEDVSGEIRTQEVANAASQVAAFPRVREALLRRQRGFRELPGLIADGRDMGTVVFPDAPVKIFLDASSEERAHRRMLQLQEKGFSVNFERLLAEIKERDDRDRNRPVAPLVPAADALVLDSTSLSIEQVIEKALQYARQKLALA from the coding sequence ATGGCGGCAACTGCCCCGGTAATCACCATTGATGGGCCAAGCGGTGCGGGCAAAGGGACTCTGTGCAAGGCGATGGCGGAAGCGCTGCAGTGGCATCTTCTCGACTCGGGTGCGATCTATCGCGTGCTGGCGCTGGCTGCGCTGCATCATCACGTTGACGTTACCTCGGAAGAGGTGCTGGTCCCGCTGGCTGCACATCTCGACGTACGCTTTGTATCCACCAACGGCCAGCTAGAGGTGATCCTTGAGGGCGAAGACGTGAGCGGTGAGATCCGTACCCAAGAAGTGGCGAACGCCGCATCCCAGGTGGCCGCGTTTCCTCGTGTACGTGAGGCGCTGCTGCGTCGCCAGCGTGGGTTCCGTGAGCTGCCCGGCTTGATCGCCGACGGTCGCGACATGGGTACGGTGGTATTCCCCGACGCGCCGGTGAAGATTTTCCTCGACGCCTCCTCGGAAGAGCGCGCGCATCGCCGCATGCTGCAGTTGCAGGAGAAGGGCTTTAGTGTTAACTTTGAACGCCTTTTGGCCGAGATCAAAGAACGCGACGATCGCGATCGTAATCGCCCCGTAGCGCCGCTGGTCCCCGCTGCCGATGCATTAGTCCTGGATTCTACCAGTTTAAGCATTGAGCAAGTGATTGAAAAAGCGTTACAATACGCGCGCCAAAAGTTGGCTCTCGCTTAA
- the rpsA gene encoding 30S ribosomal protein S1: protein MTESFAQLFEESLKTIETRPGSIVRGVVVAIDKDIVLVDAGLKSESAIPAEQFKNAQGELEIQVGDEVDVALDAVEDGFGETLLSREKAKRHEAWITLEKAYEDAETVVGVINGKVKGGFTVELNGIRAFLPGSLVDVRPVRDTLHLEGKELEFKVIKLDQKRNNVVVSRRAVIESENSAERDQLLENLQEGMEVKGIVKNLTDYGAFVDLGGVDGLLHITDMAWKRVKHPSEIVNVGDEITVKVLKFDRERTRVSLGLKQLGEDPWVAIAKRYPEGTKLTGRVTNLTDYGCFVEIEEGVEGLVHVSEMDWTNKNIHPSKVVNVGDVVEVMVLDIDEERRRISLGLKQCKNNPWQQFAETHNKGDRVEGKIKSITDFGIFIGLDGGIDGLVHLSDISWNVTGEEAVREYKKGDEIAAVVLQVDAERERISLGVKQLAEDPFNNYVALNKKGAIVTGKVTAVDAKGATVELADGVEGYLRASEASRDRVEDATLVLSVGDEVEAKFTGVDRKNRAISLSVRAKDEADEKDAIATVNNKQEEGNFSNAMAEAFKAAKGE from the coding sequence ATGACTGAATCTTTTGCTCAACTCTTTGAAGAATCCTTAAAAACAATCGAAACCCGTCCGGGTTCCATCGTTCGTGGTGTTGTTGTTGCTATCGACAAAGATATCGTACTGGTTGACGCCGGTCTGAAATCTGAGTCTGCCATTCCGGCAGAGCAGTTCAAAAACGCCCAGGGCGAGCTGGAAATCCAGGTTGGTGACGAAGTTGACGTTGCACTGGATGCAGTAGAAGACGGCTTCGGTGAAACTCTGCTGTCCCGTGAGAAAGCTAAGCGTCACGAAGCTTGGATCACGCTGGAAAAAGCTTACGAAGACGCTGAGACTGTAGTTGGTGTTATCAACGGCAAAGTTAAAGGTGGCTTCACTGTTGAGCTGAACGGTATTCGTGCGTTCCTGCCAGGTTCTCTGGTAGACGTGCGTCCGGTACGCGATACGCTGCACCTGGAAGGCAAAGAGCTTGAGTTCAAAGTGATCAAGCTTGACCAGAAACGCAACAACGTTGTTGTTTCCCGTCGTGCGGTTATCGAGTCTGAAAACAGCGCAGAGCGCGATCAGCTGCTGGAAAACCTGCAGGAAGGCATGGAAGTTAAAGGTATCGTTAAGAACCTCACTGACTACGGTGCATTCGTTGATCTGGGCGGCGTTGACGGCCTGCTGCACATCACTGATATGGCATGGAAACGCGTTAAGCACCCAAGCGAAATCGTGAACGTTGGCGACGAAATCACTGTTAAAGTGCTGAAGTTCGACCGCGAGCGTACCCGTGTATCCCTCGGCCTGAAACAGCTGGGCGAAGATCCGTGGGTTGCTATCGCTAAACGTTACCCGGAAGGCACCAAGCTGACCGGTCGCGTAACCAACCTGACCGACTACGGCTGCTTCGTTGAAATCGAAGAGGGCGTTGAAGGCCTGGTGCACGTTTCCGAAATGGACTGGACCAACAAAAACATCCACCCGTCTAAAGTTGTTAACGTTGGCGACGTAGTGGAAGTGATGGTTCTGGATATCGACGAAGAACGTCGTCGTATCTCCTTGGGCCTGAAACAGTGCAAAAACAACCCGTGGCAGCAGTTCGCGGAAACCCACAACAAGGGCGACCGTGTTGAAGGTAAAATCAAGTCTATCACTGACTTCGGTATCTTCATCGGCCTGGACGGCGGCATCGACGGCCTGGTTCACCTGTCTGACATCTCCTGGAACGTTACAGGCGAAGAAGCAGTTCGTGAATACAAAAAAGGCGACGAAATCGCAGCGGTTGTTCTGCAGGTTGACGCAGAGCGCGAGCGTATCTCCCTGGGCGTTAAGCAGCTGGCAGAAGATCCGTTCAACAACTACGTTGCCCTGAACAAAAAAGGCGCAATCGTAACCGGTAAAGTAACTGCAGTTGACGCGAAAGGCGCAACCGTAGAGCTGGCCGACGGTGTTGAAGGCTACCTGCGCGCTTCTGAAGCGTCCCGTGACCGCGTTGAAGACGCAACTCTGGTTCTGAGCGTTGGCGACGAAGTTGAAGCTAAGTTCACCGGTGTTGATCGTAAGAACCGCGCCATCAGCCTGTCTGTTCGTGCTAAAGACGAAGCTGACGAGAAAGATGCAATCGCTACTGTTAACAACAAACAGGAAGAAGGCAACTTCTCTAACGCTATGGCTGAAGCGTTCAAAGCAGCGAAAGGCGAATAA
- the ihfB gene encoding integration host factor subunit beta, with protein MTKSELIERLASQQSHIPAKSVEDAVKEMLEHMASTLAQGERIEIRGFGSFSLHYRAPRTGRNPKTGDKVDLEGKYVPHFKPGKELRDRANIYEE; from the coding sequence ATGACCAAGTCAGAATTGATCGAAAGACTTGCAAGCCAACAATCTCACATTCCGGCTAAGTCTGTAGAAGACGCCGTGAAAGAGATGCTGGAGCATATGGCCTCGACCCTGGCCCAGGGCGAGCGCATTGAGATCCGCGGTTTCGGCAGTTTCTCTCTGCACTATCGGGCACCACGCACCGGACGTAACCCAAAAACAGGTGATAAAGTGGATCTGGAAGGCAAATATGTCCCACACTTTAAGCCGGGTAAAGAACTGCGCGACCGCGCCAACATTTACGAAGAGTAG
- a CDS encoding ComEC family protein, with the protein MSLPAVAFCLITAVLPLLWLPALPEISGIVAIIVAGCLLGGWPRARWLTLWLLFFAWGVLAAQEAVWPAKSLPGATQRAVVKMVATDGMTAHRGIIEQLDGRRLFPAPGIRLYGQYLPQPGCAGQRWEMTLKVRAVHGQLNDGGFDTQRYAIAQHQPVSGRFIHATPIDLRCDLRARYLASLSETLALYTWRPVMLGLGMGKRAALSADVKALMRQTGTAHLMAISGLHIALAASLGWLLMRALQFFLPGNRIGWRLPLLFGLACAVYYAWLTGMQPPALRTTVSLVVWGALRLSGRQWSPWQVWLCCVAALLFIDPVAILSQSLWLSAFAVAALIFWYQWLPLPHLPGGRIARSVVSLLHLQAGMMILLLPIQVTIFHGISLTSIVANLIAVPLVTFVTVPLILTGMLLHLSGPAIVESGIWLLADRTLALLFWFLRQLPDGWYDIDQRWQGLVWLPWVTIALWRLRIYTKAPFLGLAIVVLLALPRNRAARSDEWAVHMLDVGQGLAMVIVRNQRAMLYDTGLAWPGGDSAQQLIVPWLRWHHLKPDGVILSHEHLDHRGGLETLQKAWPEMNVRSPLGWGGHLPCFRGQRWQWQGLNFAVHWPLAGEVAKGNNGSCVVKVDDGQQSILLTGDIEAPAEQRMLSRYWQHLQATLIQVPHHGSSTSSSLPLIQRVNGEAALASASRYNAWRLPSTKVIRRYRQQGYRWYDTPHAGQTSIYFSTKGWKILSLREQLFPRWYHQRFGVPADNG; encoded by the coding sequence ATGAGTCTGCCCGCCGTTGCATTTTGTCTGATTACTGCCGTTTTGCCCCTGCTATGGCTTCCGGCCCTGCCAGAGATCAGTGGCATCGTGGCTATTATTGTTGCTGGCTGCCTGTTAGGGGGCTGGCCACGAGCTCGCTGGCTGACGCTGTGGCTGCTTTTTTTCGCCTGGGGAGTGCTGGCCGCGCAGGAGGCCGTCTGGCCAGCAAAATCGCTGCCGGGGGCAACCCAGCGGGCGGTGGTGAAGATGGTCGCCACCGACGGTATGACCGCCCACCGGGGTATTATCGAGCAGCTGGACGGCAGGCGGCTCTTCCCTGCGCCGGGGATCAGACTGTACGGTCAGTATCTGCCTCAGCCAGGCTGTGCCGGACAGCGCTGGGAGATGACGCTGAAAGTGCGCGCCGTACACGGACAGCTTAACGATGGCGGCTTCGATACCCAGCGCTACGCTATAGCCCAGCATCAGCCCGTAAGCGGGCGGTTTATTCATGCCACGCCGATCGATCTTCGCTGCGACCTGCGCGCCCGCTATCTTGCCTCTCTGAGCGAGACGCTGGCACTTTACACGTGGCGACCGGTCATGCTGGGGCTAGGCATGGGGAAGCGCGCCGCGCTAAGCGCCGATGTTAAAGCCCTGATGCGCCAGACCGGCACCGCGCACCTGATGGCCATCTCCGGGCTGCATATTGCCCTGGCGGCGTCTTTGGGCTGGCTGCTGATGCGCGCCCTACAGTTTTTCTTGCCTGGCAACAGGATCGGCTGGCGGCTGCCGCTGCTGTTTGGTCTTGCCTGCGCGGTTTACTATGCCTGGCTTACCGGTATGCAGCCGCCAGCCCTGCGTACGACGGTGTCCCTCGTTGTCTGGGGCGCGCTGCGCCTCTCGGGTCGACAGTGGTCGCCCTGGCAGGTCTGGCTCTGCTGCGTAGCCGCGCTCCTGTTTATCGATCCCGTAGCTATTCTCTCCCAGAGCCTGTGGCTCTCCGCGTTTGCCGTCGCCGCGCTGATCTTCTGGTATCAGTGGCTGCCGCTGCCGCACCTGCCAGGAGGGCGCATTGCGCGCAGCGTCGTGAGCCTGCTGCATTTGCAAGCGGGCATGATGATCCTCCTCCTGCCCATTCAGGTAACCATTTTTCATGGCATCAGCCTGACCTCAATCGTTGCCAATCTCATTGCTGTACCGCTGGTGACCTTTGTCACCGTGCCGCTGATCCTCACTGGCATGCTGCTGCACCTGAGCGGCCCCGCAATCGTCGAGAGCGGCATCTGGCTGCTGGCGGACAGAACCCTGGCGCTGCTGTTTTGGTTTTTACGTCAGCTGCCTGACGGCTGGTATGACATTGACCAGCGCTGGCAGGGGCTGGTCTGGCTCCCGTGGGTGACCATAGCGCTTTGGCGGCTACGCATCTACACCAAAGCGCCGTTCCTCGGCCTGGCGATTGTTGTGCTGCTGGCGCTGCCGCGCAACCGTGCTGCCCGCAGCGATGAGTGGGCCGTACACATGCTGGACGTAGGGCAGGGGCTGGCGATGGTTATTGTCCGCAATCAGCGCGCCATGCTCTATGACACCGGACTGGCGTGGCCGGGCGGGGACAGCGCCCAGCAGCTGATCGTTCCCTGGCTACGCTGGCATCATCTCAAACCTGATGGCGTTATCCTGAGCCACGAACACCTCGATCACCGGGGCGGACTGGAGACGCTGCAAAAAGCGTGGCCGGAGATGAACGTGCGCAGTCCGCTGGGGTGGGGCGGACATCTGCCCTGTTTTCGCGGCCAGCGCTGGCAGTGGCAGGGTCTTAACTTTGCCGTACACTGGCCGCTGGCGGGGGAGGTGGCGAAAGGAAACAACGGCTCCTGCGTCGTTAAGGTCGATGATGGTCAACAGAGCATCCTGCTTACCGGTGATATCGAAGCCCCTGCCGAGCAGCGCATGCTGAGCCGCTACTGGCAGCATCTACAGGCTACACTTATCCAGGTTCCCCACCACGGGAGCAGCACCTCTTCGTCGCTGCCGCTGATCCAACGGGTCAACGGCGAGGCGGCGCTGGCCTCCGCCTCGCGCTATAACGCCTGGCGACTCCCCTCGACAAAGGTGATACGTCGCTACCGGCAGCAGGGCTACCGCTGGTACGACACACCGCACGCGGGGCAAACAAGCATCTATTTTTCCACCAAAGGCTGGAAGATCCTCAGCCTGCGCGAACAACTTTTCCCCCGCTGGTATCATCAGCGGTTTGGCGTCCCTGCAGATAACGGGTAG
- the msbA gene encoding lipid A ABC transporter ATP-binding protein/permease MsbA has product MHNDKDLSTWQTFRRLWPMIAPFKAGLFVAGVALILNAASDTFMLSLLKPLLDEGFGKTDRSVLLWMPLVIIGLMILRGITSYISSYCISWVSGKVVMGMRRRLFSHMMGMPVAFFDKQSTGTLLSRITYDSEQVASSSSNALITVVREGASIIGLFIMMFYYSWQLSVILIVLAPIVSIAIRVVSKRFRNISKNMQNTMGQVTTSAEQMLKGHKEVLMFGGQQVETERFDKVSNKMRLQGMKLVSASSISDPIIQLIASLALAFVLYAASFPSVMETLTAGTITVVFSSMIALMRPLKSLTNVNAQFQRGMAACQTLFAILDSEQEKDEGKRDIERAEGNLEFRNVTFTYPGRETPALRDINLNIAAGKTVALVGRSGSGKSTLASLITRFYDTDSGEILLDGHDLREYKLHSLRNQVALVSQNVHLFNDTVANNIAYARTEEYSREQIETAARMAYAMDFISKMDNGLDTIIGENGVLLSGGQRQRIAIARALLRDSPILILDEATSALDTESERAIQAALDELQKNRTSLVIAHRLSTIEKADEIVVVEDGRIVERGSHGELLAQQGVYAQLHKMQFGA; this is encoded by the coding sequence ATGCATAACGACAAAGATCTCTCTACGTGGCAAACGTTCCGCCGCCTCTGGCCAATGATTGCACCTTTCAAAGCGGGTCTGTTCGTGGCGGGGGTCGCGCTGATCCTTAACGCAGCCAGCGATACCTTTATGCTATCGCTTCTCAAACCGCTGCTCGATGAAGGATTTGGCAAAACGGACCGCTCCGTGCTGCTGTGGATGCCGCTGGTTATCATCGGGCTGATGATCCTGCGTGGGATCACCAGCTATATCTCAAGCTACTGTATCTCCTGGGTTTCCGGCAAAGTGGTGATGGGCATGCGTCGTCGCCTGTTCAGCCACATGATGGGCATGCCCGTCGCCTTTTTTGACAAACAGTCCACCGGGACGCTGCTCTCCCGTATCACCTATGACTCTGAGCAGGTTGCCTCCTCCTCATCCAACGCGCTGATTACCGTCGTGCGTGAAGGGGCGTCAATTATCGGCCTGTTTATCATGATGTTCTACTACAGCTGGCAGCTGTCGGTGATCCTGATCGTACTGGCCCCGATCGTCTCGATTGCCATTCGCGTGGTATCGAAGCGTTTTCGTAACATCAGCAAGAACATGCAGAATACGATGGGGCAGGTGACCACCAGCGCAGAGCAGATGCTGAAGGGCCACAAAGAGGTGCTGATGTTTGGCGGCCAGCAGGTGGAAACCGAGCGCTTTGACAAGGTGAGCAACAAGATGCGCCTGCAGGGGATGAAGCTGGTCTCCGCCTCCTCAATCTCCGATCCCATCATTCAGCTGATTGCCTCTCTGGCGCTGGCCTTTGTGCTCTATGCGGCGAGCTTCCCCAGCGTAATGGAGACTCTGACCGCCGGGACCATTACCGTGGTCTTCTCCTCGATGATTGCCCTGATGCGTCCGCTGAAGTCGCTGACCAACGTTAATGCCCAGTTCCAGCGCGGCATGGCTGCCTGTCAGACGCTGTTTGCCATTCTCGATAGCGAGCAGGAGAAAGACGAAGGCAAGCGCGACATTGAGCGTGCCGAAGGCAACCTGGAGTTCCGCAACGTCACCTTTACCTATCCTGGGCGTGAAACCCCGGCGCTGCGTGACATCAACCTGAACATCGCCGCAGGCAAAACCGTGGCGCTGGTGGGTCGTTCAGGCTCGGGTAAATCGACGCTGGCCAGCCTGATCACCCGCTTTTACGACACCGACAGCGGCGAGATCCTGCTGGACGGCCACGATCTGCGCGAATACAAGCTGCACTCGCTGCGTAATCAGGTGGCGCTGGTATCGCAAAACGTGCACCTGTTTAACGACACGGTGGCGAATAACATCGCCTACGCGCGTACGGAAGAGTATAGCCGGGAGCAGATCGAGACCGCTGCCCGCATGGCCTATGCCATGGACTTTATTAGCAAGATGGATAACGGCCTCGATACCATTATCGGCGAGAACGGCGTGCTGCTCTCCGGCGGCCAGCGCCAGCGTATCGCTATCGCCCGTGCCCTGCTGCGCGACAGCCCGATCCTGATCCTCGACGAGGCCACCTCAGCGCTGGATACCGAGTCTGAACGCGCTATCCAGGCCGCGCTGGACGAGCTGCAGAAAAACCGCACCTCGCTGGTGATCGCTCACCGTCTCTCTACCATTGAGAAGGCGGACGAGATCGTGGTCGTTGAAGATGGCCGCATCGTTGAGCGTGGTAGCCATGGTGAACTGCTGGCTCAGCAGGGTGTTTATGCCCAGCTGCATAAGATGCAGTTTGGCGCATGA
- the lpxK gene encoding tetraacyldisaccharide 4'-kinase gives MIARIWSGESPLWLLLLPLSWLYGLVSGAIRLCYRLGIKKAWRAPVPVVVVGNLTAGGNGKTPVVIWLVEQLRQRGVRVGVVSRGYGGKADSYPLVLDPQTTTAQAGDEPVLIYQRTGAPVAVSPVRSDAVKALLATHDLQLIVTDDGLQHYRLARDKEIVVIDGVRRFGNGWWLPAGPMRERASRLRSVDAVITNGGEARAEEIPMRLQPGLAVNLKSGERRPVDELPAVVAMAGIGHPPRFFQTLADCGAAVENTVALADHQALSYSQVSGFIQPGQTLIMTEKDAVKCRAFADESWWYLPVDARLEGDKPERLLQDLLTLVR, from the coding sequence ATGATAGCCCGCATCTGGTCAGGCGAATCACCGCTGTGGCTACTGCTGCTGCCGCTCTCCTGGCTCTATGGCCTGGTGAGCGGGGCAATCCGTCTCTGCTACCGGCTGGGCATTAAAAAAGCCTGGCGCGCGCCGGTGCCGGTGGTGGTCGTGGGTAATCTCACGGCGGGCGGCAACGGCAAAACGCCGGTGGTGATCTGGCTGGTTGAGCAGCTGCGGCAGCGCGGCGTACGGGTTGGCGTGGTCTCTCGCGGCTACGGCGGTAAGGCGGATAGCTATCCGCTGGTGCTGGACCCACAGACAACCACGGCGCAGGCGGGCGACGAGCCGGTGCTGATCTATCAGCGTACCGGTGCACCGGTAGCGGTCTCCCCGGTGCGCAGCGACGCGGTGAAAGCCCTGCTGGCCACGCACGATCTCCAGCTTATTGTGACCGACGACGGACTCCAGCACTACCGTCTCGCCCGCGATAAAGAGATCGTGGTGATCGATGGCGTACGCAGATTTGGCAACGGCTGGTGGCTGCCTGCCGGACCAATGCGCGAGCGGGCCTCCCGTCTGCGCTCCGTCGATGCGGTGATAACCAATGGCGGTGAGGCGCGGGCGGAAGAGATCCCGATGCGCCTGCAGCCGGGTCTTGCCGTGAACCTCAAGAGCGGCGAGCGCCGCCCGGTTGATGAACTTCCCGCCGTGGTCGCTATGGCCGGGATTGGTCATCCGCCGCGCTTTTTCCAGACTCTGGCCGACTGCGGCGCAGCGGTAGAGAATACCGTTGCGCTGGCCGATCATCAGGCGCTCAGCTATTCACAGGTGAGCGGGTTTATTCAACCCGGCCAAACGCTGATAATGACCGAGAAGGACGCGGTCAAGTGCCGCGCCTTTGCCGACGAGAGCTGGTGGTATCTGCCCGTCGACGCCCGTCTGGAGGGCGATAAACCGGAACGCCTGCTACAGGATCTGCTCACTCTGGTGCGCTAG
- a CDS encoding winged helix-turn-helix domain-containing protein, with product MSVPQLSLTAARHLHLAAQGLLKKPRRRARPADILSTIQRMSLLQIDTINIVARSPYLVLFSRLGDYSPSWLDEALRRGELMEYWAHEACFLPREDFALVRHRMLAPENMGWKYRAAWMDEHAAEIEQLIAHVHENGPVRSADFAHPRKGSSGWWEWKPHKRHLEGLFTAGKVMVVERRNFQRVYDLTHRVMPHWDDERDLLSQAVAEDRMLEKSARSLGLFRPAWLADYYRLRQPALPALMARWQAEQKVVRVEVETLGEAFVHADLLPELELAQVGRLHATHSAVLSPFDPVVWDRKRAEQLFNFTYRLECYTPAPKRQYGYFVLPLLHCGQLVGRMDAKMHRKTGVLEIIALYLEPDIKLGRRLESGLTTAIEDFARWQGARRVVCTRLPGGLFTHRQGEWEIAAVD from the coding sequence ATGTCTGTGCCGCAACTCTCGCTTACCGCCGCCCGTCATCTCCATCTTGCCGCCCAGGGCCTGCTGAAAAAGCCGCGCCGCCGCGCCAGGCCTGCCGATATTCTGTCTACCATTCAGCGGATGTCACTTCTGCAAATCGACACCATTAATATCGTGGCCCGCAGCCCCTATCTGGTGCTGTTTAGCCGCCTCGGCGACTACTCGCCGTCATGGCTCGATGAGGCGCTGCGCCGGGGCGAGCTGATGGAGTACTGGGCGCACGAGGCCTGCTTTCTGCCGCGTGAGGATTTTGCCCTGGTACGCCACCGCATGCTGGCCCCGGAGAATATGGGCTGGAAATATCGAGCGGCCTGGATGGATGAGCACGCGGCTGAAATTGAGCAGCTTATTGCCCATGTCCATGAGAATGGCCCGGTGCGCTCGGCGGATTTCGCACATCCGCGCAAAGGCAGCAGCGGCTGGTGGGAGTGGAAGCCGCACAAGCGACACCTTGAGGGGCTATTTACCGCCGGTAAGGTGATGGTGGTTGAGCGGCGCAACTTTCAGCGCGTCTACGATCTGACCCACCGCGTGATGCCCCACTGGGATGATGAGCGGGATCTGCTCTCTCAGGCGGTGGCGGAGGATCGGATGCTGGAGAAGAGCGCCCGCAGCTTAGGTCTTTTTCGCCCCGCCTGGCTGGCGGACTACTATCGTCTGCGCCAGCCGGCACTGCCCGCGCTGATGGCGCGCTGGCAGGCTGAGCAGAAGGTGGTGCGCGTAGAGGTTGAGACCCTCGGGGAGGCGTTTGTGCACGCCGACCTGCTGCCCGAGCTTGAGCTGGCGCAGGTGGGCAGGCTGCACGCCACTCACAGCGCGGTACTCTCGCCTTTCGATCCGGTGGTGTGGGATCGCAAGCGCGCCGAGCAGCTCTTTAACTTTACCTACCGGCTGGAGTGCTACACCCCGGCACCGAAACGGCAGTATGGCTATTTTGTCCTGCCGCTGCTGCACTGCGGGCAGCTGGTCGGGCGGATGGATGCCAAGATGCACCGTAAAACAGGCGTGCTAGAAATTATCGCCCTTTATCTGGAACCGGACATCAAGCTGGGCCGCAGGCTGGAGAGCGGCCTCACAACGGCCATTGAGGATTTTGCCCGCTGGCAGGGCGCGCGGCGGGTGGTCTGCACACGCCTCCCGGGCGGACTCTTTACCCACAGGCAAGGCGAATGGGAAATTGCCGCTGTGGATTAG
- a CDS encoding Trm112 family protein, whose translation MDHRLLEIIACPVCNGKLYYSQDKQELICKVDSLAFPVREGIPVLLENEARPLAAEESRP comes from the coding sequence ATGGATCACCGTCTACTCGAAATCATTGCCTGCCCGGTCTGCAACGGTAAGCTCTACTACAGCCAGGATAAACAAGAGCTGATCTGTAAAGTCGACAGCCTCGCTTTCCCGGTGCGGGAAGGCATTCCGGTACTGCTGGAAAACGAAGCTCGCCCGCTCGCAGCCGAAGAGAGCCGTCCATGA